A stretch of the Rhinoderma darwinii isolate aRhiDar2 chromosome 3, aRhiDar2.hap1, whole genome shotgun sequence genome encodes the following:
- the C3H15orf40 gene encoding UPF0235 protein C15orf40 homolog, with translation MKYFPTDIETTERAPVIRPLHSRGLAHSEAGEPLTLLYSREAPHCMRTAPPCVAEAGTGSMLVRVCRTVIRVTAPPRAAASTVRAHTMPRKESKEGKGQKKELAQAAHPTGPVVLHKSGSVLISVHAKPGSKLNAVTDVTTEAVGVAIAAPPSDGEANAELCRYLSKVLEVKKSEVNLDKGGKSREKIVKISAAMTPEAVLEKLKSEASKS, from the exons ATGAAATATTTCCCGACTGACATTGAAACGACTGAACGTGCGCCAGTCATCCGCCCCCTCCACAGCCGCGGCCTAGCACACAGTGAAGCCGGGGAGCCTCTTACActactgtacagcagagaggCACCTCACTGCATGCGGACAGCGCCCCCATGCGTCGCTGAAGCCGGGACTGGATCCATGCTCGTCCGGGTGTGTCGCACGGTCATCCGTGTCACTGCACCACCCCGGGCCGCAGCTTCTACAGTCCGAGCTCACACAATGCCGCGGAAGGAAAGCAAAGAG GGAAAGGGTCAGAAGAAGGAATTGGCACAGGCTGCCCATCCTACAGGTCCTGTTGTACTACACAAAAGTGGCTCTGTTTTAATATCTGTACATGCCAAACCAGGCTCCAAACTGAATGCTGTAACAG ATGTGACAACAGAGGCTGTTGGAGTTGCGATTGCTGCTCCTCCATCTGACGGGGAGGCAAATGCTGAGCTATGCCGCTATCTCTCAAAGGTTCTAGAAGTAAAGAAAAGTGAAGTTAATCTCGATAAG GGTGGAAAAAGCCGGGAGAAAATTGTGAAGATTTCAGCTGCTATGACACCAGAAGCTGTTTTAGAAAAACTAAAGAGTGAAGCATCCAAaagttga